In Bifidobacterium adolescentis ATCC 15703, the sequence TGCTCAGCACCCTGAACGCCGGCATTCCACGCGATTTGGAAGGTCAGCCAAGCGGCGAAATCGTCGACGACGACCTCGACTTCTACGGCCTGCGCGAATACGAGCCCGGCGATGACGTGCGCAACGTGCATTGGCTCAGCTCCGCGAAAACCGGATCGCTTATGATCCGCCAATACGAAGCCACCCGCCGTACCGACACCGCTCTGACCATCAGCGTGAACCCGGATGATTACATCGATTCCCAGGAATTCGAACTGGCCGTATCCGTCCACGCCTCCATCGGCGTGCAATGCCTGCAGCAGAACCGGCCAGTCACCGCGCATGCCGGTTCCACGCACGCCATTCCGCGCAACGCCACGGAATTTCTCGATGGCTGCAGCGGCATCGACCCTGACATCGACGACAATCCCAACCTCGCGCAAACCACTCTCGAACATGCCCCCGACGCATCCTTCTACTTCTTCACCGTCGGCAGGCTCAAAACCATCGACGACATCAAACACATGGTCCTCGCACTCCCCCGCTCCGCAACCTGCGTGGTGCTTCAAGCCGCAACCGGCCAACCGCGCGCCATCAAACGCTACTCCGACTTCACCTTGGCAACCGTGGGAGACCTCAACGACCTCCCCATGATCATGGGGGTGCTGGCATGAGCACCACATTCACCAACACCGACAATTTCACCGGCAACCTCACCGGCACAGGCACCAACTCCGCCAACACCAACACTGGCATGGCGACCGGCACAGGCACCGGCTCATGGGCGGACTCCACCCACTCCGTCATCTGGATGTCCCGCAGCGGCAAGTCCCCAGCCATGCCCAACACCAACCAGCCACACGCCGCGCAATACGCAAGCCTCACGGTCGCCGCCCTGCTGACCATCGCCGCAGCCAGCAACCTCATCGACGTATACGGCTCCGCCCTGTCTTGGACGAGCGCCGCAATCCCCGCCACCATCATCGGCTCGCTCGTGGCGCTTGCCGGTCTCGTTCCCGCGTTGCGCCTGTGGTGGCAGATGCTGTTCATGGCGTGTGCGCAGCTGGTGGTCGGCCCGGTCATCTTCCTGAATGGCACCACCATCGCCCATGTCATTCCCACACTGCGCACGTTGACGCAAGGGTGGATGCGGATGCTCGGCTCGTTCAAATACCTGCTGGCCATCGACCCGCCGACCGGCACCGGCGACGGCTCGCTGCTCGCCGTGTGGACGATCTGCCTGTGGGCCGCGCTGCTGGCCGGTATTTTCGCGGTTGCGGAGGATGGCCGGCTTACGATGGTCGCGGTCGTTCCCGTCGTGGCGAATCTTGCGATCTGCGCGCTGCTTGGCACGTCGAGCGGTTTCTACCGTATGGCGATCGGCACGATTATGGCGGTCGTGCTGGTGGTTTGGGTCAGCGCGCGTTGGAAACTGTTGGAATTGGGCCGTTGGCTCAGTTCCGTAGTCATCGTGCTGCTGGCTTCGGCTGTGGCGATCGGCGGATGCTTGGTGGTCGGGCAAAACCGCACCATTCTGCGCGACCATTATGATCCGCCGCTGAGCCCGTACGATTACACCAGCCCGTTGAGCGGCATGCGTTCGTATATCAAGAACCATAAGGACGATGTGCTGCTGACCGTCGACGATCTGCCGGCCGGTTCCACGGTGCGTTTGGCGGTTATGGACCGTTTCGACGGCAATGTGTGGAACCTGTCCGATTCCACCATGGCTTCGGATTCCTCCAACTACCATCGTGTGGGCGATTCCATTGCAAACAACGCCACCGGCAAGCGGTTCACCGCGAAATTCACGGTCGATGACG encodes:
- a CDS encoding DUF58 domain-containing protein, translated to MRHSHTVQRRRTIQRSLRRLKHRIKRLATSYVSPLGWAVTALAVASLVAFVLLGWHELLAMAVVFAVMLAAAVMLSLGNTSFQATIDVSSRRVTVSDTVKVDVCVDNPGRTPTTSARGDLPIGDNHERFAIPMLAAGQSRQTTVEFTAVSRAVLPIGPLSIRKGDPFGLIRHEKKLVDQINVFIHPQTVLLSTLNAGIPRDLEGQPSGEIVDDDLDFYGLREYEPGDDVRNVHWLSSAKTGSLMIRQYEATRRTDTALTISVNPDDYIDSQEFELAVSVHASIGVQCLQQNRPVTAHAGSTHAIPRNATEFLDGCSGIDPDIDDNPNLAQTTLEHAPDASFYFFTVGRLKTIDDIKHMVLALPRSATCVVLQAATGQPRAIKRYSDFTLATVGDLNDLPMIMGVLA